In the Desulfosporosinus acidiphilus SJ4 genome, AAGCTCAGCCACCGTTTGACCTACCTCACGGTGTCCCGCTGCCGCGGCGGAACCTAATTCGTACATTTCCCCTAAGATTGCCACAGTTTTATTTTCCTGTGCCCGTTCTTTAAGAATTCTCAGCGATGCCTGCATAGAAACAGGATTAGCATTATAAACGTCATTAATCAGCATTGATTCAAAAATTCCTGGTCGCAGCTCTAAACGCATTTTAGACATTTCCAGTTCCCGCAAGCCTTTGCAGCCATCAGCTAAAGAAATTCCAAAAACTGTTCCTACCGCAAGGGCAGCCAAGGCATCTAAAACATTATGCTTGCCTGGTAAAGGAAGAAAAGCAGCTTCTTTTTGCCTGTGGTAACTCACCTGAAACTCCGTTCCTAAGGTCCCCTTGGGCGTGAGTTGAGAGCCTTGAATATCTGGAGAAACTAACCCTTCACTGGTACCATAAAACAGGCTGCGATGAGGATCGGCATAAGACTTTTGAACGGATTTTTCGTCTTCAGCATTTAAAATGGCGATACCATCCTTAGGCAGAGCCTCAATAAGTTCCCACTTTGCCTGAGCTATCCGTTCATGTGTCAGAAGCAATTCCAGATGGGTTGTGCCAATATTTGTGATGACTCCGATATCCGGTTTACCAATGTCACATAAAGCCTTAATTTCACCCAATCCACGCATTCCCATCTCCAAAACTAAAATCTCCGTCTCTGGGGGAGAATTCAAAATCGTCAAAGGAAGACCTAATTCATTGTTATGATTTTCCTTGCTGCGATAGACTCTAAATCGCTGTGCCAAGACCGCTGAGATCATATCTTTGGTTGTGGTTTTCCCATTGCTTCCTGTGACCCCCACCACTTTGGCTCCAAGTTCCAAGCGCCAATGACGGGCCAACTCTTGAAGTGCTTGTTGTCCGGAACTGACAAGCAAAAGTGCCTTGCCTTCAGGAGCGCATGGCATCTGGCCCTTTCGTTGAAAATACCCCTCTTCGGCAATTACCAGGGCTGCCCCATTTTTCCAAGCAGCATCCATGTAATCGTGCCCGTCCACTCGTTCACCGGGAAGAGCAAAAAACATTTCCCCGCCTTGGGCTTGGCGACTGTCAAGGATACACCCCCTGATTTCAATATTTGAATCTCCGTACAATGTTCCCTTGGTAATCTGAGCTGCTTTTTCGGCTGTCCATTTAAACATATCCCAGCCTCCTCAACGATTCCCGGGCAACTTCACGATCGTCAAAGGGATGAACCTCGGTCCCAAAAATCTGATAGGTTTCATGCCCCTTACCGGCGATTAAAATTGTATCTCCAGGTTTAGCCATGCCGCATGCCTTTTCAATAGCCTCTCTGCGGTCAGTCAATGCTACATAGTCAACCTTTGAGACACCTTGAAGCACCTCCTGAATAATCAGTTCCGGATCCTCTGTACGAGGGTTATCTGACGTTACTATCAGAAAGTCACTTCCTTCTGAAGCTACTTTGCCCATCAAAGGCCGTTTCCCGCGATCTCGGTCCCCCCCGCATCCGAAAACGGTAATCAGTCTTCCCTGCGTAAAATCACGGGCTGTACGAACAACATTTTCCAAACCATCCGGGGTATGGGCATAATCAACAATTACTTGAAACGGCTGCCCACTGCGGACACTTTCAAAGCGTCCCGGAACACCGGGGATTTCTGCCAAAGCCTCTGCCACAGACTTAGGCGTATATCCGCGCTCGACACCCCAAACAAAAGCAGCCAGTGCATTGTAGACGCTGAAAAAGCCTGGTGTAGCGTACCAAATTTCTTGGCTATCACCCTTAAATTGAATTGTAAAGCGCACACCATCCGAAGTCACTTGAACCTTCTCTGCCCGATAATTCACCTCTTGATTGTGAATTCCATAACTCACTACCGGGGCACTTGAGGCATTGTTTAATTTCAAAAATGCTGGATCATCGCCATTAAGAATACTCAACTTAGGCTGTTTTTTACCCTTAAGACTTGAAAATAATTTGGCCTTGGCATTAAGGTATTCTTCCATTGTTTTATGATAATCCAGGTGATCTTGTGTTAAATTGGTGAAAATACCCACATCAAATTCGCAGCCGGCAACTCTTCCGAGGTCCAGAGCATGAGAAGAGACTTCCATAACAGCAACGCTGACCTTTTCCGCCACCATTGCTCCTAAAAGCTTTTGAACCTCGATGGCTTCCGGCGTTGTTCTTTCGCCCGGAATATCGCGGCCATCAATACGAGCACCTAAGGTCCCGATGATGCCCACCTTTTGCTTCTGCTTCGCGGCAATTTTCTCTATTAAGTAGGTAATGGTAGTCTTCCCGTTTGTCCCGGTTACGCCAATGAGTTCTAATCGTTCACTGGGGCGGTCATAAAGGATGGCAGCAATGGCTCCCATTGCTTGACGGACGCTGACAACTTTCACTTGCGGCACGTCCAGGGGCAGAAAACGTTCTACAACCAAAGCGGACGCTCCGGCGGCAACAGCTGCTGCCACGTAATCATGCCCATCCACTTTAAAACCCGGAACACAGGCATAGAGATCCCCTTCCTCAACGCGTCGGGAGTCCATAGCCATCCCTTTAATTACAACTCCGGTATCCCCTGATGAGCCTAAAACTTCAATTTCCTGTATAATTTCAGACAGTGATTTCGGCACCGCTGGCATACCACATCATCCCTTCATTCTCCTTTTTTAATAGTATAGACAATTCATATCCAAGGCAGACCTAGCTTCCTCACGGCTGCCCCAAAGGGCTCACTGAAATAGGCACACGCCCTGCTAAGTTGTGAATCGCTTCAATGTCTTCGTCATCATCTTCCCACCAGTGTGCAAGGGTAGGAGTTGAGGCGTCCTTTCCAAGATAAAGAAGAACATTCGATCCTTCCTCAACTTGAGCATCCCCATGGGGAATTTGGTCAAGGACCATCTCGCCCTGACCTTCCGTAAGTGTCTTAAATCCCGCCTCCGTTAAAGCTTTTTGCGCCTCAGCTAAGGGCAAGCCCAAAACAGAAGGAACGGTTGCAGCTTTCTTCAGCGGCGGAAATTCCAAACCGGGCATGGGTTTTCCGGGTGTCAAGGGCGCTTTCGTGTCCGGTTTTATTCCCAAATACTTCAAAGAGTCAAGCATGACGCTCTGAACAATCGGTGCGGCAACAGCCCCGCCAAAAAACGGCACTCCATCGACA is a window encoding:
- a CDS encoding UDP-N-acetylmuramoyl-tripeptide--D-alanyl-D-alanine ligase; translated protein: MFKWTAEKAAQITKGTLYGDSNIEIRGCILDSRQAQGGEMFFALPGERVDGHDYMDAAWKNGAALVIAEEGYFQRKGQMPCAPEGKALLLVSSGQQALQELARHWRLELGAKVVGVTGSNGKTTTKDMISAVLAQRFRVYRSKENHNNELGLPLTILNSPPETEILVLEMGMRGLGEIKALCDIGKPDIGVITNIGTTHLELLLTHERIAQAKWELIEALPKDGIAILNAEDEKSVQKSYADPHRSLFYGTSEGLVSPDIQGSQLTPKGTLGTEFQVSYHRQKEAAFLPLPGKHNVLDALAALAVGTVFGISLADGCKGLRELEMSKMRLELRPGIFESMLINDVYNANPVSMQASLRILKERAQENKTVAILGEMYELGSAAAAGHREVGQTVAELGVSALITVGALAQDIAYGANLAGYPQSQTYRSDTKEEAIRKAKDLLAVYGPGTWVLIKGSRGMKMEEITVQLERTEKRME
- a CDS encoding UDP-N-acetylmuramoyl-L-alanyl-D-glutamate--2,6-diaminopimelate ligase; amino-acid sequence: MPAVPKSLSEIIQEIEVLGSSGDTGVVIKGMAMDSRRVEEGDLYACVPGFKVDGHDYVAAAVAAGASALVVERFLPLDVPQVKVVSVRQAMGAIAAILYDRPSERLELIGVTGTNGKTTITYLIEKIAAKQKQKVGIIGTLGARIDGRDIPGERTTPEAIEVQKLLGAMVAEKVSVAVMEVSSHALDLGRVAGCEFDVGIFTNLTQDHLDYHKTMEEYLNAKAKLFSSLKGKKQPKLSILNGDDPAFLKLNNASSAPVVSYGIHNQEVNYRAEKVQVTSDGVRFTIQFKGDSQEIWYATPGFFSVYNALAAFVWGVERGYTPKSVAEALAEIPGVPGRFESVRSGQPFQVIVDYAHTPDGLENVVRTARDFTQGRLITVFGCGGDRDRGKRPLMGKVASEGSDFLIVTSDNPRTEDPELIIQEVLQGVSKVDYVALTDRREAIEKACGMAKPGDTILIAGKGHETYQIFGTEVHPFDDREVARESLRRLGYV